The Coffea arabica cultivar ET-39 chromosome 4e, Coffea Arabica ET-39 HiFi, whole genome shotgun sequence genome includes a window with the following:
- the LOC113741929 gene encoding uncharacterized protein — MSTDLALVIQFYWGGKIVETRGSFSYDPPRCKKAILVKNRISYSELVDRVYTYMGLDRTGFNLNLWFRNSVGLNTFAGLRLGCEEDMDMLYHMKMMTPQTACEIYVEVEPQLRHYHSNVDSGQTSRWDQGGSQVESNLLFYTTSCCSTMLVQAGEEVCVAQISRTSCLPIILESEGVDVDPDTEPELDGDNSDDTDDKQDEANQQEFNLDVGGSDPNSSSNFQMAQCLQDSEGVDATLEFDSTNIIGVEKLNVWDDRTKELRLGMVLETKKHVQRAVKLWSIKHNREYRVRESKPMTWYVKCRSENAFPSCNWQLRASLRCIHNMWKIVTFVKEHTYIRVSNSNDHRQLTSELIADHIIHHVENGPLYAITEIQTTIKRAFDTDVLYKKAWYARRRAIDIVYGDWPTSIAQLPTFMQELVLANPETVVVW, encoded by the coding sequence ATGTCCACGGATCTCGCATTGGTGATTCAGTTTTATTGGGGAGGAAAAATAGTGGAGACCAGAGGATCATTTTCATATGATCCGCCGAGATGTAAAAAAGCCATTTTAGTAAAAAATCGAATAAGTTATTCCGAATTGGTTGATAGGGTATACACTTACATGGGTTTAGATCGAACTGGGTTCAATTTAAATCTATGGTTTAGAAATTCAGTAGGTCTAAATACTTTTGCTGGATTACGCTTGGGGTGTGAAGAAGACATGGATATGCTATACCATATGAAAATGATGACACCACAAACGGCATGTGAGATATACGTTGAGGTGGAACCACAGTTACGTCATTACCACAGTAATGTCGATAGTGGACAAACCTCAAGATGGGACCAAGGTGGTTCCCAAGTGGAGTCAAACCTTTTGTTTTATACCACCTCATGTTGTAGTACTATGCTAGTACAAGCTGGGGAAGAAGTATGTGTAGCGCAAATTTCTCGAACTTCCTGTCTACCGATTATACTAGAAAGCGAGGGAGTTGATGTAGATCCTGACACCGAACCTGAACTTGATGGCGATAACTCTGATGATACTGATGACAAACAGGATGAGGCCAACCAACAAGAGTTCAATCTTGATGTTGGTGGGTCCGATCCGAATTCGTCAAGTAACTTTCAAATGGCGCAGTGTTTACAAGATAGCGAGGGAGTTGATGCTACGTTGGAATTTGATTCCACTAACATCATTGGAGTTGAGAAATTAAACGTGTGGGATGACCGTACAAAGGAGTTAAGATTGGGCATGGTgcttgaaacaaagaaacatgTGCAGCGAGCTGTTAAATTGTGGTCAATCAAACACAATAGGGAGTACAGAGTACGAGAAAGTAAACCAATGACCTGGTATGTTAAATGCAGGTCCGAAAATGCTTTTCCATCGTGTAATTGGCAGCTTAGAGCATCATTGAGATGTATACACAATATGTGGAAAATTGTAACTTTTGTAAAAGAGCACACATATATCCGGGTGTCGAACAGCAATGATCACCGACAATTGACTTCTGAACTAATTGCGGATCATATCATACATCATGTTGAGAATGGGCCACTTTATGCCATTACGGAAATTCAAACAACCATTAAGCGTGCTTTTGATACAGATGTCTTGTACAAAAAGGCTTGGTACGCAAGGCGTCGTGCGATTGACATCGTATATGGTGATTGGCCCACTTCAATAGCACAACTACCAACTTTCATGCAAGAGTTGGTACTGGCTAATCCGGAAACAGTTGTGGTATGGTAG